The Mycobacterium paragordonae genome includes a region encoding these proteins:
- a CDS encoding SDR family oxidoreductase: protein MTSSVAGKVVAITGGARGIGLAIATALHSAGAKVAIGDIDETGAAAAGKRLGLSLAMRLDVTDRPSFTEFLDAVEGQLGPLDVVVNNAGLITVGSAVEEADDATRRLFDVNVHGVILGTKLAAQRMLPRRRGHVVNIGSLGSVLPTEGIATYCATKHAVLGYTDAVRMENRGSGLHFTVIMPTLTNTDMVAGVGHAKGFKNAEPEDVARAVVGVIEKPEPRVAIPRSLGLTVWAQRLMPMGLAEALGRALGTGRVFTSDLQREQHDVYTRRTGLS, encoded by the coding sequence ATGACATCCTCGGTTGCCGGAAAAGTCGTCGCCATCACCGGAGGCGCGCGCGGAATCGGCCTGGCCATCGCCACCGCCCTGCACAGTGCTGGCGCGAAGGTCGCCATCGGCGACATCGATGAAACCGGCGCCGCAGCAGCGGGCAAGCGGCTGGGTCTGTCGCTTGCCATGAGATTGGACGTCACCGACAGGCCATCGTTCACCGAGTTCCTCGACGCCGTAGAAGGCCAACTCGGGCCGCTTGACGTTGTGGTGAACAACGCCGGCCTGATCACGGTGGGCAGCGCGGTCGAGGAAGCCGACGACGCCACCCGCCGTCTGTTCGACGTCAACGTCCATGGCGTCATCCTGGGCACCAAGTTGGCCGCGCAACGGATGCTGCCCCGACGTCGCGGGCATGTCGTCAACATCGGCTCGCTGGGCAGCGTGCTACCCACCGAGGGTATCGCAACCTATTGCGCCACAAAGCATGCCGTGCTCGGCTACACGGATGCGGTCCGCATGGAGAACCGTGGCAGCGGCTTGCACTTCACGGTGATCATGCCGACGTTGACCAATACCGACATGGTCGCCGGCGTGGGGCACGCGAAGGGCTTCAAGAACGCCGAGCCCGAAGACGTCGCACGAGCGGTCGTCGGGGTGATCGAGAAGCCGGAGCCCCGGGTGGCCATACCTCGTTCGCTGGGGCTCACGGTGTGGGCTCAGCGACTCATGCCGATGGGCCTGGCCGAGGCGCTCGGACGCGCTCTGGGTACCGGGCGCGTCTTCACCAGCGACCTGCAACGCGAGCAGCACGACGTCTATACCCGGCGCACCGGCCTGTCGTGA
- a CDS encoding oxygenase MpaB family protein, with protein MSERTLHTRIALGPQSLLWRWAGDMRIAFEGGTAGLMQTMHPAIGQGLIDHSNFFDDPVDRVFRSLPGILGTIYDGPEADETGLKVRDFHRDIKGELPDGQRYHALKPETYWWAHATFQVMVHRLAEYWDVHRLTDREREQLYQEGCEWYRRYGMSDSLLPPTLSEFNREYQRYCAEVLQPNAASDFLIEFIQRSAIPDMSASPDYPSTPLLKPIMDALLPTMPVRTALAPPMRLVIFGGLPPIVRERFGIGWSGVDETSYRAVRATIRQGWRAVPAALKWHDAARKGWLRELGSVPRRV; from the coding sequence GTGAGCGAGCGCACCTTGCACACGCGCATCGCCCTGGGCCCGCAGTCCTTGTTGTGGCGCTGGGCGGGGGACATGCGGATCGCCTTCGAGGGGGGTACGGCCGGCCTGATGCAGACGATGCATCCCGCCATTGGCCAGGGACTCATCGATCACTCGAACTTCTTCGACGATCCGGTCGACCGGGTATTTCGTTCTCTGCCGGGCATTCTCGGCACCATCTACGACGGGCCCGAGGCCGACGAGACCGGGCTGAAGGTGCGGGACTTCCACCGCGACATCAAGGGAGAGCTGCCCGACGGGCAGCGGTATCACGCACTGAAGCCGGAGACGTACTGGTGGGCGCACGCCACCTTCCAGGTGATGGTGCACCGCCTCGCCGAGTATTGGGACGTGCACCGCCTCACCGACCGCGAGCGTGAGCAGCTCTACCAGGAGGGCTGCGAATGGTATCGGCGCTACGGCATGTCGGATTCGTTGCTGCCCCCGACGCTGAGCGAGTTCAACCGGGAATACCAGCGCTACTGCGCCGAAGTGCTGCAGCCCAATGCGGCTTCGGACTTCCTGATCGAGTTCATCCAGCGCTCGGCGATCCCTGACATGAGCGCATCGCCGGACTATCCCAGCACTCCCCTACTCAAACCGATCATGGACGCACTGCTGCCCACCATGCCCGTGCGCACCGCGCTGGCCCCGCCGATGCGCCTGGTGATCTTCGGCGGCCTGCCCCCAATTGTGCGCGAGCGCTTCGGGATTGGCTGGTCCGGCGTCGACGAGACCAGCTACCGCGCGGTGCGCGCGACCATCAGACAGGGATGGCGCGCCGTACCGGCAGCACTGAAGTGGCACGACGCTGCCCGGAAGGGCTGGCTGCGCGAACTGGGCAGCGTACCCCGCCGCGTGTAG
- the cobN gene encoding cobaltochelatase subunit CobN — protein sequence MAEPTVLLLSTSDTDLISARSSGKNYRWANPARLSEVELPELLAEASIVVVRILGGYRAWEDGIETVLASGVPTVLVSGEQAPDADLTGRSTVAAGIAVQTHIYLAHGGVDNIRQLHAFLSDTVLMTGFGFTPPVATPTWGVLKRQDVDSDGPTIAVLYYRAQQLAGNTAYVEALCQAIERAGGRALPVYCASLRTAEPALLDTLGAADAMVVTVLAAGGVKPAAASAGGEDDSWNVEHLAALDVPILQGLCLTSSRAQWSDNDDGLSPLDVATQVAVPEFDGRIITVPFSFKEIDDDGLISYVADPERCDRVAGLAVRHALLRRIGPADKRVALVFSAYPTKHARIGNAVGLDTPASAVALLRAMRDAGYQVGDLPGVEAGDGDALIHALIERGGQDPDWLTSEQLAANPIRVSAADYRKWFATLPAELTDAVTRHWGPPPGELFVDRSSDPDGEIVIAAIQSDNLVLMVQPPRGFGENPVAIYHDPDLPPSHHYLAAYHWLSQDCPGGFGSHAIVHLGKHGNLEWLPGKTLGMSAACGSDAALGNLPLIYPFLVNDPGEGTQAKRRAHAVLVDHLIPPMARAETYGDIARLEQLLDEHANVAALDPAKLPAIRQQIWTLIRAAKMDHDLGLTERPEEDTFDDMLLHVDGWLCEIKDVQIRDGLHILGQKPTGEGELDLVLAILRARQLFGGTHALPGLRQALGLAEDGTDERTSVDQTEAAARGLIAAMQESGWDPETADRLTDNADVAAVLRFAATEVVPRLAGTGSEIEQVLRALDGRFIPSGPSGSPLRGLVNVLPTGRNFYSVDPKAVPSRLAWEAGVALADSLLQRYRADHGQWPQSVGLSVWGTSAMRTAGDDIAEVLALLGVRPVWDDASRRVVDLAAIPLAELDRPRIDVTVRISGFFRDAFPHVVTMLDDAVQLVAALDEPDQDNYVRAHAQADLAQHGDQRRSTTRIFGSKPGTYGAGLLQLIDSRNWRDDADLAQVYTAWGGFAYGRNLDGREAVDDMNRQYRRIAVAAKNTDTREHDIADSDDYFQYHGGMVATVRALTGQAPAAYIGDNTRPDAIRTRTLSEETTRVFRARVVNPRWMSAMRRHGYKGAFEMAATVDYLFGYDATAGVMADWMYEQLSERYVLDPENRKFMNESNPWALHGMAERLLEAAGRGMWAEPQPDTLDGLRQALLETEGDLEG from the coding sequence GTGGCTGAGCCGACCGTCCTGTTGCTGTCGACGTCCGACACCGACCTGATCAGTGCCCGCTCCAGCGGAAAGAACTACCGGTGGGCCAACCCGGCGCGACTGTCCGAGGTCGAGTTGCCCGAGCTGCTCGCCGAAGCCTCCATCGTGGTGGTGCGGATCCTCGGCGGCTACCGCGCCTGGGAGGACGGCATCGAAACGGTGCTGGCCAGCGGGGTGCCCACGGTGCTGGTCAGCGGCGAGCAGGCCCCGGACGCCGACCTGACCGGTCGCTCCACCGTTGCGGCGGGCATCGCCGTGCAGACGCACATCTACCTGGCGCACGGGGGTGTGGACAACATCCGCCAGCTGCACGCGTTCCTGTCCGACACCGTGCTGATGACCGGATTCGGGTTCACGCCGCCGGTGGCGACACCCACCTGGGGGGTGCTCAAACGCCAAGACGTCGACAGCGACGGTCCGACGATCGCCGTGCTCTACTACCGCGCCCAGCAGCTGGCCGGCAACACCGCCTACGTCGAGGCGCTGTGCCAGGCGATCGAGCGGGCGGGCGGGCGTGCGCTGCCGGTTTACTGCGCGTCGCTGCGCACCGCCGAACCAGCGTTGCTGGACACTCTCGGTGCGGCGGATGCGATGGTGGTCACCGTGCTGGCCGCCGGCGGAGTCAAGCCGGCCGCGGCGTCGGCCGGGGGAGAAGATGACAGCTGGAACGTCGAACACCTTGCGGCGCTGGATGTTCCGATCCTGCAGGGGCTGTGTCTGACCAGTTCCCGGGCGCAATGGAGTGACAATGACGACGGCCTGAGCCCGCTCGACGTCGCCACTCAGGTCGCGGTGCCCGAGTTCGATGGGCGCATCATCACAGTCCCGTTCTCGTTCAAGGAGATTGACGACGACGGGTTGATCTCCTACGTTGCCGACCCGGAGCGCTGCGACCGGGTTGCGGGCCTGGCGGTCCGGCACGCGTTGCTGCGCCGTATCGGCCCCGCCGACAAGCGGGTGGCGCTGGTGTTCTCGGCATATCCCACCAAGCACGCGCGCATCGGCAACGCCGTCGGCCTGGACACCCCGGCGAGTGCGGTCGCCCTGTTACGGGCCATGCGGGACGCCGGTTACCAGGTGGGGGATCTGCCCGGTGTCGAAGCCGGCGACGGCGACGCGCTGATCCACGCCCTGATCGAGCGCGGCGGACAAGACCCCGACTGGCTCACCTCGGAGCAGTTGGCCGCCAACCCGATCCGGGTGTCGGCGGCCGACTACCGCAAGTGGTTCGCCACGCTGCCCGCTGAGCTGACCGACGCGGTGACCCGGCACTGGGGTCCGCCGCCCGGGGAGCTGTTCGTCGACCGCAGCAGCGACCCCGACGGTGAAATCGTGATCGCCGCAATACAATCCGATAACCTGGTGCTGATGGTGCAGCCGCCGCGCGGATTCGGCGAGAACCCGGTCGCCATCTATCACGATCCCGACTTGCCGCCCAGTCACCACTATCTGGCCGCCTACCACTGGCTTTCCCAAGACTGTCCGGGCGGCTTCGGGTCGCACGCGATCGTCCACCTGGGCAAGCACGGCAACCTGGAATGGCTCCCCGGCAAGACGCTCGGCATGTCGGCGGCCTGCGGATCCGACGCCGCGCTCGGCAACCTGCCGTTGATCTACCCGTTCCTGGTGAACGACCCCGGCGAGGGTACCCAGGCCAAGCGCCGCGCGCACGCGGTGCTCGTCGACCACCTCATCCCGCCGATGGCCCGCGCCGAAACTTACGGCGACATCGCCCGTCTGGAGCAGCTGCTCGACGAGCACGCCAACGTCGCCGCCCTGGATCCCGCGAAGCTGCCCGCCATCCGCCAACAGATCTGGACCCTGATCCGGGCGGCCAAGATGGACCACGATCTGGGCCTCACCGAACGTCCGGAAGAAGACACCTTCGACGACATGCTGCTGCACGTCGACGGTTGGCTCTGCGAGATCAAAGATGTGCAGATTCGCGACGGCTTGCACATTCTGGGCCAGAAGCCGACGGGCGAAGGCGAACTCGATCTGGTGCTGGCCATCCTGCGCGCCCGCCAGCTCTTCGGCGGCACACATGCGCTGCCGGGCCTGCGCCAGGCGCTGGGCCTGGCCGAGGACGGCACCGACGAGCGCACGTCCGTCGACCAGACCGAGGCCGCCGCGCGCGGACTGATAGCAGCCATGCAGGAATCCGGCTGGGACCCGGAGACGGCCGATCGACTCACCGACAACGCCGACGTCGCGGCGGTGCTGCGCTTCGCGGCTACCGAGGTGGTTCCGCGCCTGGCCGGCACCGGATCCGAGATCGAACAGGTGTTGCGGGCGCTGGACGGGCGGTTCATCCCGTCGGGCCCCTCGGGGTCACCGTTGCGCGGCCTGGTCAATGTGCTGCCCACCGGCCGTAACTTCTACTCGGTCGACCCCAAGGCGGTGCCGTCCCGGCTGGCCTGGGAAGCCGGTGTGGCGCTGGCTGATTCGCTGCTGCAGCGCTACCGCGCCGATCACGGACAGTGGCCGCAGTCGGTCGGCCTGTCGGTGTGGGGCACCTCGGCGATGCGCACCGCGGGCGACGACATCGCCGAAGTGTTGGCGCTGCTGGGGGTCCGGCCGGTGTGGGACGACGCGTCGCGACGCGTCGTCGACCTCGCTGCGATCCCGTTGGCCGAGCTGGACCGGCCCCGGATCGACGTCACCGTGCGGATTTCCGGGTTCTTCCGGGACGCGTTCCCACACGTCGTCACCATGCTGGATGACGCGGTCCAACTCGTCGCCGCGCTCGACGAGCCGGATCAGGACAATTATGTCCGCGCGCACGCGCAGGCCGATCTCGCCCAGCACGGTGACCAACGGCGATCCACCACAAGGATTTTCGGGTCCAAGCCGGGCACGTACGGCGCGGGACTGCTGCAGCTGATCGACAGCCGCAACTGGCGCGACGACGCCGATCTGGCGCAGGTGTACACCGCCTGGGGCGGATTCGCCTACGGCCGCAACCTGGACGGCCGTGAAGCGGTCGACGACATGAACCGGCAGTACCGCCGAATCGCGGTGGCCGCCAAGAACACCGACACGCGCGAACACGACATCGCCGACTCCGACGACTACTTTCAGTACCACGGCGGCATGGTCGCCACCGTGCGCGCGCTCACCGGACAGGCCCCGGCCGCCTACATCGGCGACAACACCCGGCCCGACGCCATCCGCACCCGAACACTGTCGGAGGAGACCACCCGCGTGTTCCGGGCCCGCGTGGTCAATCCGCGCTGGATGTCCGCCATGCGGCGGCACGGCTACAAGGGCGCGTTTGAAATGGCCGCCACCGTGGACTATCTGTTCGGCTACGACGCGACGGCCGGGGTGATGGCCGACTGGATGTACGAGCAACTCAGCGAGCGGTATGTGCTGGACCCGGAGAACCGGAAGTTCATGAACGAGTCCAATCCGTGGGCGCTGCACGGCATGGCGGAGCGACTGTTGGAAGCCGCCGGCCGGGGCATGTGGGCCGAACCGCAACCCGACACCCTCGACGGGCTCCGGCAGGCACTGCTGGAAACCGAAGGCGACCTCGAGGGTTAA
- a CDS encoding molybdopterin-dependent oxidoreductase — MVGNPSNERMLAGVAAAAVALGVAQLASIPFGGRADARTAVGSAVVDLTPGPVKEWAIQTLGTMDKPFLAVVVLIVIAALAAIAGTLETRRRPLGSALIAAGGVLGCVAVLSRPGGTALDTIPTIVGAACGVVTLRLLTRRLEPDAQGPEDGTDQADAGRRRLIVLGVLGFGVVSGVAGAVIARLAHSVAADRRTFVLPTPRSSAPPIPAEVQPKGVALPSFITPNTDFYRIDTALSVPQLGHRDWRLRIHGMVDRETTYSFDDLARFDIIETVATLTCVSNPVGGKLISTGIWTGYRVADLLAAAGVHKDADMVLSTSIDGFTAGTPVTALTDGRDALLAVSLNGQPLPVEHGYPARLVVPGLYGYVSATKWVVDLELTRFDRAQAYWTRQGWAAQAPVKTESRIDVPRGGQQVPLGPVVFGGVAWAQNRGVRTVEVRIGDEDWQPAELGASYSNETWRLWSYRWLAKHPGKQTITVRATDNTGAVQTQQRADPVPDGATGWHSVSFSVSEK, encoded by the coding sequence ATGGTCGGGAACCCTTCGAATGAGCGGATGCTTGCCGGGGTCGCGGCCGCGGCCGTCGCCCTCGGTGTCGCCCAGCTCGCGAGCATCCCGTTCGGTGGGCGGGCCGATGCGCGGACCGCGGTCGGTTCTGCAGTCGTCGACCTGACACCCGGACCTGTCAAAGAGTGGGCGATCCAGACCCTCGGCACGATGGACAAGCCCTTCCTGGCCGTCGTTGTGCTGATCGTGATCGCGGCACTTGCGGCGATCGCCGGGACCCTCGAGACTCGGCGCCGTCCGCTCGGCAGCGCTCTGATCGCCGCCGGGGGTGTGCTCGGATGTGTCGCCGTGCTGTCGCGGCCGGGTGGGACGGCACTGGACACCATCCCCACCATCGTCGGCGCCGCCTGCGGCGTGGTGACCCTGCGCCTGCTGACCCGTCGGCTCGAGCCGGACGCGCAGGGCCCCGAAGACGGCACCGACCAGGCGGATGCCGGCAGGCGCAGGCTGATCGTGCTGGGTGTCCTCGGATTCGGAGTCGTCAGTGGGGTGGCGGGTGCCGTCATCGCGCGGTTGGCGCACTCGGTGGCGGCCGACCGCAGAACGTTCGTCCTCCCCACACCACGCTCATCGGCACCACCGATACCCGCGGAGGTGCAACCGAAAGGGGTTGCGCTCCCGAGCTTTATCACACCGAACACCGACTTCTACCGGATCGACACCGCACTCAGCGTTCCGCAACTCGGTCACCGCGACTGGCGCCTGCGCATCCATGGCATGGTCGACCGCGAAACCACTTACAGCTTCGACGACCTCGCCCGCTTCGACATCATCGAAACCGTGGCGACACTGACCTGTGTATCGAATCCCGTTGGTGGAAAACTGATTTCGACGGGAATCTGGACGGGTTACCGGGTGGCGGATCTGCTGGCGGCGGCCGGTGTGCACAAGGACGCCGATATGGTGCTCTCGACTTCGATCGACGGCTTCACCGCGGGTACGCCGGTAACGGCCCTCACCGACGGCCGCGACGCGCTGCTGGCGGTCAGCCTCAACGGTCAGCCGCTGCCGGTCGAACATGGCTATCCGGCCCGCCTGGTGGTGCCCGGACTCTACGGCTACGTCTCGGCCACCAAGTGGGTCGTCGATCTGGAGCTGACTCGTTTCGACAGGGCGCAGGCCTACTGGACACGGCAGGGCTGGGCCGCGCAGGCGCCCGTGAAGACAGAGTCCCGGATCGATGTGCCGAGAGGCGGTCAGCAGGTGCCACTTGGGCCGGTGGTTTTCGGGGGAGTCGCATGGGCGCAGAACCGTGGCGTGCGGACTGTCGAGGTGCGCATCGGTGACGAGGATTGGCAGCCCGCCGAGCTGGGCGCGAGCTACTCCAACGAGACCTGGCGGTTGTGGAGCTACCGGTGGCTGGCGAAACATCCCGGCAAGCAGACCATCACCGTGCGGGCGACCGACAACACCGGGGCGGTGCAGACACAGCAGCGGGCTGATCCGGTTCCCGACGGCGCAACCGGTTGGCACTCGGTGAGCTTCTCCGTCTCGGAGAAGTAG
- a CDS encoding FAD-dependent oxidoreductase produces MQRRGGHAVVLGASMGGLLAARVLADHYDRVTVVERDVLPDDPVNRRGVPQGRLIHACLARLIRVLDELFPGIRDDLLAQGATTWDDGDFAKLDWSFNGHSMVRSGRSADAPQIVSPSRPVLEWNVRQRVRAIPKVTFCEKHDVVGLTATPDRRRVNGVRVIDRSSDHEKTLAADLVVDATGRGSRTPVFLENLGYGRPPEDEVKVQLAYASQLVRMPSGVIKEHMIAHFPRPGRPRMFAMIGYENNSWMIAAGTMAGLEPPRDYAEILSYAAELAPNVAAVMGQAEPVGEVIHHRVPSNRWRRYDKMRRIPDGLLVLGDAVCSFNPIYGQGMTVAAIEATVLRDCLRRGGHGLVRRFTHIAAKKVRVAWQTAVASDLSLPEVPGPRPLWIRVNNACLEPVMTAAESDPVVAAQFMRVTAMIDPPARLLRPAILLRVARAQHRRTGMRSVDEGSGGDVVTRESLGTPARSA; encoded by the coding sequence ATGCAGCGACGCGGTGGTCATGCGGTGGTGTTGGGTGCCAGTATGGGCGGCCTGTTGGCGGCCCGGGTGTTGGCCGACCACTACGACAGGGTGACGGTCGTCGAACGCGACGTCCTGCCCGACGATCCGGTCAACCGGCGCGGTGTGCCGCAGGGCCGGCTGATTCACGCCTGCCTGGCACGGCTCATCCGGGTGCTGGACGAACTGTTCCCCGGCATCCGGGACGATCTGCTGGCCCAGGGCGCCACCACCTGGGACGACGGCGACTTCGCCAAGCTGGACTGGTCGTTCAACGGGCATTCGATGGTGCGCTCGGGCAGGTCGGCGGACGCGCCCCAGATCGTGTCGCCGAGCCGACCGGTACTGGAATGGAATGTGCGCCAACGGGTCCGGGCGATTCCGAAGGTGACCTTCTGCGAGAAGCACGACGTCGTCGGTCTCACGGCGACGCCGGATCGTCGGCGTGTCAACGGAGTACGGGTGATCGACCGCTCGAGCGACCACGAAAAGACGCTGGCCGCCGACCTCGTCGTCGACGCGACCGGACGCGGGTCCCGCACGCCGGTCTTCCTCGAAAACCTCGGCTACGGACGCCCGCCCGAGGACGAGGTGAAGGTGCAACTCGCCTACGCCAGCCAACTCGTTCGGATGCCTTCCGGCGTCATCAAGGAACACATGATCGCCCACTTCCCGCGGCCGGGTCGGCCGCGAATGTTCGCGATGATCGGGTACGAGAACAACTCCTGGATGATCGCCGCCGGCACCATGGCCGGACTCGAACCGCCTCGTGACTACGCCGAAATACTCTCCTACGCAGCAGAATTAGCCCCCAATGTCGCTGCGGTGATGGGCCAGGCCGAGCCGGTCGGCGAGGTCATCCACCATCGGGTGCCGTCGAACCGCTGGCGGCGCTACGACAAGATGCGTCGCATCCCCGACGGTCTGCTGGTCCTCGGAGACGCGGTGTGCAGCTTCAACCCGATCTACGGGCAGGGCATGACGGTCGCCGCCATCGAAGCCACGGTGCTGCGGGACTGCCTGCGGCGCGGAGGTCACGGCCTGGTCCGCCGTTTCACCCACATCGCCGCCAAGAAGGTTCGGGTGGCCTGGCAGACCGCCGTCGCGTCGGACCTGTCGCTGCCGGAGGTGCCGGGCCCGCGACCACTGTGGATCCGCGTCAACAATGCATGCCTCGAGCCCGTCATGACCGCGGCCGAATCCGATCCCGTGGTCGCCGCGCAGTTCATGCGGGTCACCGCGATGATCGACCCGCCGGCTCGATTGCTGCGGCCCGCCATTCTGCTGCGGGTCGCGCGGGCACAGCACCGCCGGACGGGCATGCGGTCCGTCGATGAGGGGTCCGGCGGAGATGTGGTCACCCGCGAATCTCTGGGTACGCCGGCCCGATCGGCGTAA
- a CDS encoding flavin-containing monooxygenase: MAQQRALKVAIIGAGMSGICMAAKLQDADIDSFTIFEKADDVGGTWRDNTYPGLTCDVPSRYYSYSFRPNPNWSHWLPPGGEIQKYFQQVADERGIRPHIRFGTTVSRAEYDDGKWRLTTPDGEETFDVLVTATGVLRVPRYPDIPGRDTFAGPAFHSSRWDHSVSLPDKRIGLIGTGSTGVQITAELGGTVRQLKVFQRTAQWIYPLPNPRYSKLTQAVLSRFAGLNRVPYLFWGWFFRLVFGRAPIQPGWQRRLAQAECRWNLRLSVRDPELRAKLTPNYQPMCKRQVMAGRFYKSVQQPGVEIVTDPIDHIEARGIVTADGTLHELDLLVFATGFDARAYVRPMEIIGEGGLTLDEAWADGPTAYRSIAVPGFPNLFMMIGPHSPIGNQSLIPIAEDQANYVMWWIEQLRAGRVVAAAPTEAATKQYNEDMKAAMPQTIWVSGCNSWYLGKDGLPELFPWTPETHHELLRQPELADFDVRRV, translated from the coding sequence ATGGCGCAGCAACGTGCACTTAAGGTCGCGATCATCGGTGCCGGAATGTCCGGCATCTGCATGGCAGCCAAACTGCAGGACGCGGACATCGACTCGTTCACCATCTTCGAGAAGGCCGATGACGTCGGCGGTACCTGGCGCGACAACACCTATCCCGGCCTCACCTGTGACGTGCCGTCGCGCTACTACTCGTACTCCTTCCGGCCCAACCCGAACTGGTCGCACTGGCTGCCGCCGGGTGGGGAGATTCAGAAGTACTTCCAGCAGGTGGCCGACGAACGTGGCATCCGTCCGCACATCAGGTTCGGCACCACCGTCAGCCGGGCCGAATACGACGACGGAAAGTGGCGGCTCACCACCCCTGACGGGGAGGAGACGTTCGATGTCTTGGTCACCGCGACCGGGGTGCTGCGGGTGCCGCGATACCCGGACATCCCCGGACGCGACACGTTCGCTGGGCCGGCGTTTCACTCGTCGCGCTGGGATCACTCGGTGTCGTTGCCGGACAAGCGGATCGGCTTGATCGGCACCGGATCCACCGGTGTGCAGATCACCGCGGAACTGGGCGGCACGGTGCGTCAACTCAAGGTCTTCCAGCGCACCGCGCAGTGGATCTACCCGCTGCCCAATCCCCGTTATTCGAAGCTGACCCAGGCGGTGCTGTCGCGTTTCGCAGGGCTGAATCGAGTGCCCTATCTGTTTTGGGGCTGGTTCTTCCGGCTGGTTTTCGGCCGCGCACCCATCCAGCCGGGCTGGCAGCGGCGGCTGGCGCAGGCCGAGTGTCGTTGGAATCTAAGGCTTTCGGTGCGAGACCCGGAGTTGCGCGCCAAACTCACCCCGAACTACCAGCCCATGTGCAAGCGGCAGGTAATGGCCGGGCGTTTCTACAAATCCGTCCAGCAGCCGGGTGTTGAAATTGTCACCGACCCGATCGATCACATCGAAGCCCGCGGCATCGTCACAGCCGACGGCACCCTGCACGAACTGGACCTGCTCGTGTTCGCCACCGGTTTCGACGCTCGGGCCTATGTCCGGCCGATGGAGATCATCGGGGAGGGCGGGCTCACGCTGGACGAGGCCTGGGCCGACGGCCCGACGGCGTACCGGTCCATCGCGGTGCCGGGCTTCCCCAATCTGTTCATGATGATTGGACCGCACTCGCCGATCGGGAACCAATCGCTGATTCCGATCGCCGAGGACCAGGCGAACTACGTGATGTGGTGGATCGAGCAGTTGCGTGCCGGACGGGTGGTCGCCGCCGCACCGACGGAGGCCGCCACCAAGCAGTACAACGAAGACATGAAAGCAGCGATGCCACAGACCATTTGGGTCAGCGGTTGCAACAGCTGGTACCTCGGCAAAGACGGCTTGCCGGAACTGTTCCCGTGGACGCCGGAGACCCACCACGAGTTGCTGCGCCAGCCCGAGCTCGCCGACTTCGACGTGCGGAGGGTCTGA
- a CDS encoding alpha/beta hydrolase family protein, with product MQTLEYAPGRSADVFGDQAQPTILLWHGMQSDARAALRPLAQRLADRGAAVVAADWNSHADDGGRADLLRSVDFTRERATGAIVLVGWSMGGAAAAGLTLDAQRHNVAIAHTVCLAGAFIANDPISGRPVTDLLPAAQGSSPFTLLHGLADDVVPPSASEKFAAALQRAGRPVELVTLTADHGTIAGADYDAAADRYVPGESDDAQRVAREVAERIAVLAHVGIK from the coding sequence GTGCAGACGCTCGAATACGCCCCAGGACGGTCGGCCGATGTCTTCGGCGACCAGGCGCAACCCACCATCCTGCTCTGGCACGGCATGCAGAGCGACGCCCGCGCGGCCCTCCGGCCACTTGCGCAGCGGCTGGCCGACCGCGGCGCCGCTGTCGTCGCAGCGGACTGGAACTCGCATGCCGACGACGGCGGGCGCGCGGATTTGCTGCGGTCGGTCGACTTCACCCGCGAGCGGGCAACCGGCGCAATCGTGCTCGTGGGATGGTCCATGGGCGGTGCCGCCGCGGCGGGCCTGACCCTGGATGCGCAGCGCCACAACGTGGCGATCGCACACACGGTCTGCCTGGCCGGAGCTTTCATAGCCAACGACCCCATCTCAGGACGGCCGGTCACCGACCTCCTGCCCGCTGCCCAGGGGAGTTCACCGTTCACCTTGCTGCACGGCCTGGCCGACGACGTGGTGCCGCCAAGCGCGAGCGAAAAGTTCGCCGCGGCGCTGCAACGCGCCGGCCGGCCGGTGGAGTTGGTGACTCTGACGGCCGATCACGGGACGATCGCCGGCGCCGACTACGACGCGGCCGCCGACCGCTACGTGCCGGGTGAAAGCGACGACGCGCAGCGGGTGGCCCGGGAGGTTGCCGAGCGGATTGCAGTGCTCGCCCACGTCGGAATTAAGTAG